In the genome of Streptomyces globosus, one region contains:
- a CDS encoding GntR family transcriptional regulator — protein MPSNGSGRQPKYQRIAGELKAAIQDGTYGPGDRLPGENDLMAKYGVARMTARQALGVLQTEGLVEARKGAGVFVRDFKLIRRRSIQRLAGDVWGAGLSLWEADSQDRDLSVELLSVGEEAAPPGFGALLGVGEGGRVCARRRRYVLDGKPVLVSTSYLDAALTVGTRIAEPDTGPGGVYARLAELGRRPVRFREEVRSRMPAPEEAKALALGPGTPVVLVCRTAFDADRRVVEVNEMALDSSAYVLEYEFDAV, from the coding sequence ATGCCGAGTAACGGCTCCGGGCGGCAGCCCAAGTACCAGCGGATTGCCGGCGAGCTGAAGGCAGCCATCCAGGACGGCACGTACGGTCCGGGCGACCGTCTTCCCGGCGAGAACGACCTGATGGCCAAGTACGGCGTGGCCCGCATGACGGCCCGCCAGGCTCTCGGCGTCCTCCAGACAGAGGGCCTCGTGGAGGCCCGCAAGGGCGCCGGGGTGTTCGTCCGGGACTTCAAGCTGATCCGCCGCCGCAGTATCCAGCGCCTTGCGGGCGACGTCTGGGGTGCGGGCCTGTCCCTCTGGGAAGCCGACTCCCAGGACCGGGATCTGTCGGTCGAGCTGCTGTCCGTGGGGGAGGAGGCCGCACCGCCCGGGTTCGGGGCCTTGCTCGGGGTAGGGGAGGGTGGTCGTGTCTGTGCCCGCCGCCGACGGTACGTCCTCGACGGCAAGCCCGTCCTCGTGTCCACCTCCTACCTGGACGCCGCCCTCACCGTCGGCACCCGCATCGCCGAGCCGGACACCGGGCCCGGTGGGGTCTACGCCCGGCTTGCCGAGCTCGGGCGCAGGCCCGTCCGGTTCCGGGAGGAGGTCCGGTCGCGGATGCCTGCACCGGAGGAGGCCAAGGCGCTCGCCCTCGGGCCCGGGACGCCCGTCGTGCTGGTGTGCCGCACCGCGTTCGACGCCGACCGGCGGGTCGTGGAGGTCAACGAGATGGCGCTCGACTCCTCCGCGTACGTCCTGGAGTACGAGTTCGACGCCGTCTGA
- a CDS encoding ATP-binding protein — protein sequence MTMAPCLPSEESWLLPRSPRTPGWARAFFRAQARAWGVARPTAEAAELALSELVTNAVRHARAPRGRKIGVRAVWDGACLRIEVADAGDRVDLEPAPPGPDGERGRGLAVVAAVADRWGHGPRPHGIGKTVWAEFPVRG from the coding sequence ATGACGATGGCGCCATGTCTGCCGAGCGAAGAATCCTGGCTCCTCCCCCGCAGCCCCCGCACCCCCGGCTGGGCCCGGGCGTTCTTCCGCGCGCAGGCGCGCGCGTGGGGTGTCGCCCGGCCGACTGCGGAGGCGGCGGAGCTGGCGCTGTCGGAGCTCGTCACCAACGCCGTACGGCACGCACGGGCACCGCGCGGCCGGAAGATCGGCGTACGGGCGGTGTGGGACGGGGCCTGCCTGCGGATCGAGGTGGCCGACGCCGGCGACCGCGTCGACCTCGAACCGGCCCCGCCCGGGCCGGACGGCGAACGCGGCCGCGGCCTGGCGGTCGTGGCGGCCGTGGCGGACCGCTGGGGCCACGGCCCCCGGCCGCACGGCATCGGCAAGACGGTGTGGGCGGAGTTTCCCGTCAGGGGGTAG
- a CDS encoding MerR family transcriptional regulator produces the protein MADGLTIGQAAAFVGITVKTVRHYHRLGLVAEPERDHSGYRRYGSADLLRLVQVRALAGAGVPLAEIGELLDAEPERFATALDDVRRRLTEQIEELTARRDTLHRLAHGDRALLPDRACAVLERLAELDFSPDYVTTQREALVLSRALAPDVFDLFLANLEHRLDDPEFVELTKRGWEARSWDPDDPRIEELASAVAANLLGVRALLTLPAKRPHGPDAASRYGVVNHHREDEAPSIARLNGLVEEHLRAAGIDIPRQ, from the coding sequence ATGGCAGACGGGCTCACGATCGGTCAGGCGGCGGCTTTCGTCGGCATCACCGTCAAGACGGTGCGGCACTACCACCGGCTCGGCCTGGTCGCCGAACCGGAACGGGACCATTCCGGCTACCGGCGCTACGGATCGGCCGACCTGCTGCGCCTTGTCCAGGTCCGGGCCCTGGCCGGGGCGGGCGTGCCGCTGGCCGAGATCGGCGAGCTGCTCGACGCCGAGCCCGAGCGGTTCGCCACCGCCCTGGACGACGTCCGCCGCCGGCTCACCGAACAGATCGAGGAGCTGACCGCCCGCCGCGACACCCTGCACCGGCTCGCCCACGGTGACCGCGCCCTGCTGCCCGACCGGGCCTGCGCGGTCCTGGAGCGACTCGCCGAGCTCGACTTCAGCCCCGACTACGTCACCACCCAGCGGGAGGCCCTGGTGCTGTCGCGGGCGCTTGCTCCCGACGTCTTCGACCTCTTCCTGGCCAACCTCGAACACCGGCTCGACGACCCCGAGTTCGTCGAGTTGACCAAGCGCGGCTGGGAGGCGAGGTCCTGGGATCCCGACGACCCGCGGATCGAGGAGCTGGCCTCAGCGGTGGCCGCCAACCTGCTGGGCGTCCGCGCGCTGCTGACGCTGCCGGCCAAGCGACCGCACGGGCCCGACGCGGCCTCCCGGTACGGCGTGGTCAACCACCACCGGGAGGACGAGGCACCGTCCATCGCGCGGCTGAACGGGCTGGTCGAGGAGCACCTGCGCGCGGCGGGCATTGATATCCCGCGTCAGTGA